The proteins below come from a single Leptidea sinapis chromosome Z, ilLepSina1.1, whole genome shotgun sequence genomic window:
- the LOC126979086 gene encoding zinc finger protein 260-like isoform X1, producing the protein MDSVVGAKTAEIRTMDLSGWRNLEPERHGEGSQTFTGSMAEIVPEAYSPRFMHKRRRLSRLLDKLAIQITNNNHFPFHPWLMFEPPYQEAKTPNDTPLDLSVKSVTPKLAKPPAFTCEICGQSFTAHDRLAKHVASRHRDKAPDTERAYVCEICLRRFARSDMLTRHARLHSGVKPYSCTACAQVFSRSDHLATHQRTHTGEKPYHCPICPYAACRRDMITRHMRTHTKRSQPAEI; encoded by the exons ATGGACAGTGTGGTAGGTGCTAAGACAGCCGAAATTCGAACAATGGATTTATCTG GATGGCGAAATTTGGAACCAGAAAGGCATGGCGAAGGGAGTCAAACATTCACAGGAAGCATGGCTGAGATTGTACCGGAGGCTTACAGTCCAAGATTTATGCACAAACGTCGTCGTCTCTCCAGGTTGCTCGACAAGCTCgctatacaaattacaaataacaATCACTTCCCGTTTCATCCCTGGCTAATGTTTGAACCCCCGTACCAAGAGGCTAAGACGCCAAATGACACACCACTCGACCTCTCAGTAAAATCAGTGACACCTAAGTTGGCCAAACCGCCAGCATTCACTTGTGAGATTTGTGGACAGTCTTTTACGGCACATGACCGGCTGGCCAAACATGTTGCCTCCCGGCACAGAGACAAAGCGCCGGATACAGAAAGAGCTTACGTGTGTGAAATTTGCCTGCGAAGATTTGCACGTTCTGATATGTTGACACGTCATGCTCGTCTGCATAGCGGTGTTAAGCCGTATTCATGCACAGCTTGTGCACAAGTGTTCTCGCGATCTGATCACCTTGCCACTCATCAGCGCACTCACACAGGAGAGAAGCCCTACCACTGTCCTATCTGTCCTTACGCTGCTTGTAGACGTGATATGATCACCCGACACATGCGCACCCACACTAAGCGATCACAACCTGCTGAAATCTGA
- the LOC126979086 gene encoding zinc finger protein 554-like isoform X2, with translation MAEIVPEAYSPRFMHKRRRLSRLLDKLAIQITNNNHFPFHPWLMFEPPYQEAKTPNDTPLDLSVKSVTPKLAKPPAFTCEICGQSFTAHDRLAKHVASRHRDKAPDTERAYVCEICLRRFARSDMLTRHARLHSGVKPYSCTACAQVFSRSDHLATHQRTHTGEKPYHCPICPYAACRRDMITRHMRTHTKRSQPAEI, from the coding sequence ATGGCTGAGATTGTACCGGAGGCTTACAGTCCAAGATTTATGCACAAACGTCGTCGTCTCTCCAGGTTGCTCGACAAGCTCgctatacaaattacaaataacaATCACTTCCCGTTTCATCCCTGGCTAATGTTTGAACCCCCGTACCAAGAGGCTAAGACGCCAAATGACACACCACTCGACCTCTCAGTAAAATCAGTGACACCTAAGTTGGCCAAACCGCCAGCATTCACTTGTGAGATTTGTGGACAGTCTTTTACGGCACATGACCGGCTGGCCAAACATGTTGCCTCCCGGCACAGAGACAAAGCGCCGGATACAGAAAGAGCTTACGTGTGTGAAATTTGCCTGCGAAGATTTGCACGTTCTGATATGTTGACACGTCATGCTCGTCTGCATAGCGGTGTTAAGCCGTATTCATGCACAGCTTGTGCACAAGTGTTCTCGCGATCTGATCACCTTGCCACTCATCAGCGCACTCACACAGGAGAGAAGCCCTACCACTGTCCTATCTGTCCTTACGCTGCTTGTAGACGTGATATGATCACCCGACACATGCGCACCCACACTAAGCGATCACAACCTGCTGAAATCTGA